A single region of the Brassica rapa cultivar Chiifu-401-42 chromosome A03, CAAS_Brap_v3.01, whole genome shotgun sequence genome encodes:
- the LOC103857402 gene encoding thioredoxin-like fold domain-containing protein MRL7L, chloroplastic isoform X4, with amino-acid sequence MILPYSTRVTSPVNGFIITPPLFSGVSASALCKRNGFEVPSSRYECSASVNVTRSRRNVKAFGLVDKLGKKSWRNKEESDSEDEEDEVKKDTSDKRSASLDDPEERREWRQKIREVIDSHPDVEEEEIDMVEKRRKMQKLLADYPLVVNEEDPDWPEDADGWGFSFNQFFNKITIKNEKKDDDDDDDKEIIWQDDNYIRPIKDLTTAEWEEAVFKDISPLMVLVHNRYKRPKENEKFREELDKAIQVIWNCGLPSPRCVAVDAVVETDLVSALQVTVFPEIIFTKAGKILYREKGIRTADDLSKIMAFFYYGAAKPPCLNGVDCSQEQIPSVDL; translated from the exons ATGATTCTCCCATACTCGACACGTGTCACTTCCCCTGTTAACGGATTCATCATCACTCCCCCACTGTTTTCCGGCGTCTCTGCTTCTGCCCTTTGCAAAAGAAACGGTTTTGAGGTTCCTTCTTCGAGATATGAGTGTTCTGCCTCG GTTAATGTTACAAGGTCTAGAAGAAATGTGAAAGCTTTCGGTTTGGTTGATAAACTTGGGAAGAAGTCATGGAGAAACAAAGAAGAAAGCGACAGTGAAGACGAGGAGGATGAAGTCAAGAAAGATACCTCTGACAAAAGATCTGCAAGTCTAGATGATCCAGAGGAGAGACGGGAGTGGAGGCAGAAGATAAGAGAGGTGATTGATAGCCACCCTGACGTTGAAGAGGAGGAGATTGACATGGtggagaagaggaggaagatgcAGAAGCTTCTTGCGGATTACCCTCTCGTTGTCAACGAGGAGGATCCTGATTGGCCTGAGGATGCTGATGGTTGGGGGTTTAGCTTCAACCAGTTCTTCAATAAGATAACTATTAAGAACGAAAagaaggatgatgatgatgatgatgataaggaGATTATTTGGCAAGATGATAACTACATACGACCGATTAAAGATCTCACGACTGCAGAATGGGAGGAGGCAGTGTTCAAAGATATCAGTCCGCTCATGGTTCTTGTTCACAACCGCTACAAAAG GCCAAAGGAAAACGAAAAATTCAGGGAAGAGCTAGATAAGGCGATTCAGGTCATATGGAACTGTGGACTTCCTTCACCAAGA TGTGTTGCTGTTGATGCTGTGGTTGAGACAGATCTAGTCTCTGCTCTGCAAGTTACTGTGTTCCCAGAGATCATCTTCACTAAAGCCGGAAAGATATTATACCGTGAGAAAG GCATTAGAACAGCAGATGATCTCTCAAAGATCATGGCTTTCTTCTATTACGGAGCTGCAAAGCCACCTTGTTTGAATGGTGTCGACTGTTCCCAAGAACAGATTCCTTCAGTTGATTTGTAA
- the LOC103857402 gene encoding thioredoxin-like fold domain-containing protein MRL7L, chloroplastic isoform X3 codes for MILPYSTRVTSPVNGFIITPPLFSGVSASALCKRNGFEVPSSRYECSASKVNVTRSRRNVKAFGLVDKLGKKSWRNKEESDSEDEEDEVKKDTSDKRSASLDDPEERREWRQKIREVIDSHPDVEEEEIDMVEKRRKMQKLLADYPLVVNEEDPDWPEDADGWGFSFNQFFNKITIKNEKKDDDDDDDKEIIWQDDNYIRPIKDLTTAEWEEAVFKDISPLMVLVHNRYKRPKENEKFREELDKAIQVIWNCGLPSPRCVAVDAVVETDLVSALQVTVFPEIIFTKAGKILYREKGIRTADDLSKIMAFFYYGAAKPPCLNGVDCSQEQIPSVDL; via the exons ATGATTCTCCCATACTCGACACGTGTCACTTCCCCTGTTAACGGATTCATCATCACTCCCCCACTGTTTTCCGGCGTCTCTGCTTCTGCCCTTTGCAAAAGAAACGGTTTTGAGGTTCCTTCTTCGAGATATGAGTGTTCTGCCTCG AAGGTTAATGTTACAAGGTCTAGAAGAAATGTGAAAGCTTTCGGTTTGGTTGATAAACTTGGGAAGAAGTCATGGAGAAACAAAGAAGAAAGCGACAGTGAAGACGAGGAGGATGAAGTCAAGAAAGATACCTCTGACAAAAGATCTGCAAGTCTAGATGATCCAGAGGAGAGACGGGAGTGGAGGCAGAAGATAAGAGAGGTGATTGATAGCCACCCTGACGTTGAAGAGGAGGAGATTGACATGGtggagaagaggaggaagatgcAGAAGCTTCTTGCGGATTACCCTCTCGTTGTCAACGAGGAGGATCCTGATTGGCCTGAGGATGCTGATGGTTGGGGGTTTAGCTTCAACCAGTTCTTCAATAAGATAACTATTAAGAACGAAAagaaggatgatgatgatgatgatgataaggaGATTATTTGGCAAGATGATAACTACATACGACCGATTAAAGATCTCACGACTGCAGAATGGGAGGAGGCAGTGTTCAAAGATATCAGTCCGCTCATGGTTCTTGTTCACAACCGCTACAAAAG GCCAAAGGAAAACGAAAAATTCAGGGAAGAGCTAGATAAGGCGATTCAGGTCATATGGAACTGTGGACTTCCTTCACCAAGA TGTGTTGCTGTTGATGCTGTGGTTGAGACAGATCTAGTCTCTGCTCTGCAAGTTACTGTGTTCCCAGAGATCATCTTCACTAAAGCCGGAAAGATATTATACCGTGAGAAAG GCATTAGAACAGCAGATGATCTCTCAAAGATCATGGCTTTCTTCTATTACGGAGCTGCAAAGCCACCTTGTTTGAATGGTGTCGACTGTTCCCAAGAACAGATTCCTTCAGTTGATTTGTAA
- the LOC103857402 gene encoding thioredoxin-like fold domain-containing protein MRL7L, chloroplastic isoform X2 codes for MILPYSTRVTSPVNGFIITPPLFSGVSASALCKRNGFEVPSSRYECSASVNMVNVTRSRRNVKAFGLVDKLGKKSWRNKEESDSEDEEDEVKKDTSDKRSASLDDPEERREWRQKIREVIDSHPDVEEEEIDMVEKRRKMQKLLADYPLVVNEEDPDWPEDADGWGFSFNQFFNKITIKNEKKDDDDDDDKEIIWQDDNYIRPIKDLTTAEWEEAVFKDISPLMVLVHNRYKRPKENEKFREELDKAIQVIWNCGLPSPRCVAVDAVVETDLVSALQVTVFPEIIFTKAGKILYREKGIRTADDLSKIMAFFYYGAAKPPCLNGVDCSQEQIPSVDL; via the exons ATGATTCTCCCATACTCGACACGTGTCACTTCCCCTGTTAACGGATTCATCATCACTCCCCCACTGTTTTCCGGCGTCTCTGCTTCTGCCCTTTGCAAAAGAAACGGTTTTGAGGTTCCTTCTTCGAGATATGAGTGTTCTGCCTCGGTGAACATG GTTAATGTTACAAGGTCTAGAAGAAATGTGAAAGCTTTCGGTTTGGTTGATAAACTTGGGAAGAAGTCATGGAGAAACAAAGAAGAAAGCGACAGTGAAGACGAGGAGGATGAAGTCAAGAAAGATACCTCTGACAAAAGATCTGCAAGTCTAGATGATCCAGAGGAGAGACGGGAGTGGAGGCAGAAGATAAGAGAGGTGATTGATAGCCACCCTGACGTTGAAGAGGAGGAGATTGACATGGtggagaagaggaggaagatgcAGAAGCTTCTTGCGGATTACCCTCTCGTTGTCAACGAGGAGGATCCTGATTGGCCTGAGGATGCTGATGGTTGGGGGTTTAGCTTCAACCAGTTCTTCAATAAGATAACTATTAAGAACGAAAagaaggatgatgatgatgatgatgataaggaGATTATTTGGCAAGATGATAACTACATACGACCGATTAAAGATCTCACGACTGCAGAATGGGAGGAGGCAGTGTTCAAAGATATCAGTCCGCTCATGGTTCTTGTTCACAACCGCTACAAAAG GCCAAAGGAAAACGAAAAATTCAGGGAAGAGCTAGATAAGGCGATTCAGGTCATATGGAACTGTGGACTTCCTTCACCAAGA TGTGTTGCTGTTGATGCTGTGGTTGAGACAGATCTAGTCTCTGCTCTGCAAGTTACTGTGTTCCCAGAGATCATCTTCACTAAAGCCGGAAAGATATTATACCGTGAGAAAG GCATTAGAACAGCAGATGATCTCTCAAAGATCATGGCTTTCTTCTATTACGGAGCTGCAAAGCCACCTTGTTTGAATGGTGTCGACTGTTCCCAAGAACAGATTCCTTCAGTTGATTTGTAA
- the LOC103857402 gene encoding thioredoxin-like fold domain-containing protein MRL7L, chloroplastic isoform X1: MILPYSTRVTSPVNGFIITPPLFSGVSASALCKRNGFEVPSSRYECSASVNMKVNVTRSRRNVKAFGLVDKLGKKSWRNKEESDSEDEEDEVKKDTSDKRSASLDDPEERREWRQKIREVIDSHPDVEEEEIDMVEKRRKMQKLLADYPLVVNEEDPDWPEDADGWGFSFNQFFNKITIKNEKKDDDDDDDKEIIWQDDNYIRPIKDLTTAEWEEAVFKDISPLMVLVHNRYKRPKENEKFREELDKAIQVIWNCGLPSPRCVAVDAVVETDLVSALQVTVFPEIIFTKAGKILYREKGIRTADDLSKIMAFFYYGAAKPPCLNGVDCSQEQIPSVDL, encoded by the exons ATGATTCTCCCATACTCGACACGTGTCACTTCCCCTGTTAACGGATTCATCATCACTCCCCCACTGTTTTCCGGCGTCTCTGCTTCTGCCCTTTGCAAAAGAAACGGTTTTGAGGTTCCTTCTTCGAGATATGAGTGTTCTGCCTCGGTGAACATG AAGGTTAATGTTACAAGGTCTAGAAGAAATGTGAAAGCTTTCGGTTTGGTTGATAAACTTGGGAAGAAGTCATGGAGAAACAAAGAAGAAAGCGACAGTGAAGACGAGGAGGATGAAGTCAAGAAAGATACCTCTGACAAAAGATCTGCAAGTCTAGATGATCCAGAGGAGAGACGGGAGTGGAGGCAGAAGATAAGAGAGGTGATTGATAGCCACCCTGACGTTGAAGAGGAGGAGATTGACATGGtggagaagaggaggaagatgcAGAAGCTTCTTGCGGATTACCCTCTCGTTGTCAACGAGGAGGATCCTGATTGGCCTGAGGATGCTGATGGTTGGGGGTTTAGCTTCAACCAGTTCTTCAATAAGATAACTATTAAGAACGAAAagaaggatgatgatgatgatgatgataaggaGATTATTTGGCAAGATGATAACTACATACGACCGATTAAAGATCTCACGACTGCAGAATGGGAGGAGGCAGTGTTCAAAGATATCAGTCCGCTCATGGTTCTTGTTCACAACCGCTACAAAAG GCCAAAGGAAAACGAAAAATTCAGGGAAGAGCTAGATAAGGCGATTCAGGTCATATGGAACTGTGGACTTCCTTCACCAAGA TGTGTTGCTGTTGATGCTGTGGTTGAGACAGATCTAGTCTCTGCTCTGCAAGTTACTGTGTTCCCAGAGATCATCTTCACTAAAGCCGGAAAGATATTATACCGTGAGAAAG GCATTAGAACAGCAGATGATCTCTCAAAGATCATGGCTTTCTTCTATTACGGAGCTGCAAAGCCACCTTGTTTGAATGGTGTCGACTGTTCCCAAGAACAGATTCCTTCAGTTGATTTGTAA
- the LOC103857686 gene encoding probable sugar phosphate/phosphate translocator At1g12500, with protein sequence MVEAQSWTTRRISNPRFDAAATTTPTVIDIPGTPPHSSASSNGKPFFFSSPHGISLRSHGGVAAWFGSNIGVLLLNKYLLFYYGFRYPIFLTMTHTLSCAAYSSAVINIAGIMLHQHILSRR encoded by the coding sequence ATGGTGGAAGCTCAATCATGGACGACGCGGCGGATAAGCAATCCGAGGTTCGACGCCGCCGCCACCACCACACCAACAGTCATCGACATCCCCGGAACACCTCCACACTCCTCCGCCTCCTCCAATGGAAaacccttcttcttctcctccccGCACGGTATCTCCCTCCGTTCTCACGGCGGTGTCGCCGCCTGGTTCGGTTCCAACATAGGAGTCCTTCTCCTGAACAAGTACCTCCTCTTCTACTACGGCTTCCGTTACCCGATCTTCTTGACCATGACGCACACGCTCTCCTGCGCCGCCTACAGCTCCGCCGTGATCAACATCGCCGGAATCATGCTCCATCAGCACATCCTCTCCCGCCGTTAG